In Catharus ustulatus isolate bCatUst1 chromosome 30, bCatUst1.pri.v2, whole genome shotgun sequence, the DNA window CGCTTACCCGGGGCTCGGTGGGCCGCGCACCGCTCCatgtcccgcggccccgcagcccaTGGGGAgcgggcggccgggccgggccggggccgctgcCTCTGCCGCCGCCTCAGCTCCCCATGGccgcggcggcgccgggcggcggcggaAGTGAGGTGGGGGGCGCGGGGAAGCGGCGCAGGGGGGCGGCCCGGGCTGCAGCCCCGGCGGCGGCCTGGGCGGCGGGGCGGCTCCAGGCGCTCCGGAGGAGctgtgggggtgctggggggccGGAGACAGCCCCACAGGCTGCCAGGAGGCAgtgccgggggtcccggggacAGACCCATATCCAGTGGAGCAACCCCCGCACCAGCCATGCCTTCCCTAGGGGCTGGGGACCATGGTCTCCAGCATATTCCTGCATCCTCATGTCCATAGACGAGACAAACCGTGTCCTCAGGACTCTTTTAATGTTGTGACAGGGACTGTGGGGGAGACTGTGGGGGAGACTGTGGGGGagactgtgctgctgggatgtggTGGTGGGGGATACCCGGCAGGCACTGTCTCCCCAGTGTCCTTCTCCTTGGGTGATATCCCAATATCTGCATCGATGTTGGTGTTGACTAGAACGATGGAGCCCTTCTCTGGCAGAATTGCGCTGTCCTCGTCTGGGTGGTGGAAAGCCACACAGAGCTGGTACAGGATTGTGCCCACGGCGGCCCCCAGCATCGGTGCTACCAGTGGCACCCACCACCACGCATTGCCCCTGCTGAGGATGGgacagggtgggctgggggtcatccctgctgtccccacctcaCCCCCTTCCCTCTACCCACCTGAAGACCTCCGGGCCCCACCCTGCCACGTAGGTGAAGAGCCGGGGCCCAATGTCACGTGCGGGGTTcagggggcagccacagttgGCGCCCATGGAACACTCAATGGAGAGCACCAAGAGAGCCACAACCACTGGTTCCaggcccttggggacaggctTGTTGCGGGCGTCCATGAGGCCCATGacacccaccagcagcacccctgTACCGATCACCTGCGAGGAgaacacagcagctcagcaccatGGGGAatgagggggctgggggagctggcagtggcaCCCACCTGGTCCAAGAAGCCATTGCCAACAGAGACATAATCAACTGGGTAGGTGGCGAATATAGAGGCGGTTTCTCGGGGCCCAGAGACAGTAAGGGTCCCGTTGCCGTAGTGCCAGATGGCATCTgggggcagaggcagagcatgTCCATAAGCCTGACCACCCAAACATCACCATGGGGTTCCTCTGCCCAACACTGCTCCCCCCATACCATAGTAGAGGACGtaaacagctgcagcagctatgaAAGATGCCAAGGTCTGCACAATCACAAAGATGGGAAGTTTCCACCAGGGAAACTGCCCATTCAGGCACATGGCTAAGGAGAATGCTGGATTCATGTGGGCCCCTGCAATGGAGTAGAGAGAAGGGCTGGGAGTGGAGGGTCCTGAGGGACATAGAGCCAGGGGATAGCAAGAGCTGGGACCCCTTCCTCTGTCTCACCAGAGATTCCCCCCGCCGTGTAGACGCCCACCATGACAGCTATGGCACTTCCCACATAAGCGGTGATGACATTTCCCCTCGTGTCATCGAAGGCAATCTTCTGTGCAGAACAGCCCAGGGTGATTACCTGGAGAAGAGGAATGTAGTCCCACCTCAGCCCTGGTGGTCTTGTGCTGAGACCCTCCCACTGCTGATACTGCAGGGCAGCAAGGCAAGGGctgtcctggtgctgccctCTGGTTTTTCTCCCCAATACTTGGACATCAGACAGGCAGGGAGGTGGTCACAGCCTTCACTTGTGGTTTTGATAGCAACCAAATTATAAGCAATTAGGTAAACTGCTTTCTGTGGGGAGGTGTTGGGGAAGAGGTGCCACAACATAGCCCCGAGGACACTATTTACCATCGTGGGATGCAGCCCAAATGCTAAGAACGGCACCACAGCCCCAATCTTTGCCTGCTCTGAGACAGCCCCAATCTTTGCCTGCTCTGAGACAGCCCCAATCTTTGCCTGCTCTGAGACAGGAGGTATCGAGGCACACACTGCCCAGCACCACACCCTGATTGGGAACAGGGTCCAAGCAGGAGGACAGGCAGTGGTGAGTTAAAAGTATGGtgcagccccaaacccctccaaCCCCAAGGGGcaagcagcagagccctggaacCCCTGGTGCCTGCCACCACCCCACTgtcagccctgtcccagccccttaCACacctccccccagccccagcccacctGCGTGCCCTGCTTACTATGAGCACAAAAGtggacagcagctcagccaggcatTCCCGCACCAGCCGATTCCGGATGCGCAGCAGACCCCGGACCCTTGCCAAGAAAGCAGCGGTGCTCATAGTGCTGACCAGGCAGGgtcagcagtgacagcagtgacagcagtgacagcagtgagagTGGTGTATATGTCTCATTCGCAGCAGATTTTATGAGGCCCAGAGCCAGGTGGGTGATAATGTGCAGACTTTAAACCAATCACGGCTGCACGAGGCAGACGCCTGACAGGGACCAGAGTCCTGTGTGGGGCCAGGGACACTGTGTGACAATGCTGCACCCCAGGCTGAGTGGGAACATTCTGATCCCCAAGTGGCCGTGGGAAGCCAAGACCTCACTCAGGTGAGCAGGCACAGGTATTTCCTGCCCAGAAACCCCCTTTATCCCTGCCACATCTATGCCCaagccacagctgcagccaaaACTAATGAAGAGGCCCTGGAAAGGCCtctgggctgggccaggcccTCAAGAGTGACCCCAGGGATGCATTagcacagcactgggcagggaaatgggagaggGAGGTAagaaggcagcagtgcaggcacagGAGCCTGGCAACCACCTGCACCTCCTGAAGCAGGCTCCCAAAGTCATCCTGGTAGACAGGGGAATCTGCCTCCGAACGCATGAGATTCCAGTCTGAAGGAGCATGAAAGGTCACTGTTTAGCATAAATAGACTTTATTGCTCTGTACACACATACACTTGGCCCCCACAGGGGTCTCTGTAGCTCTGCAGCGCTGCAGAAGGTGGGTAGCCTCCAGCCCAGGCACCACTTCCCAGCAAGATCTGACCCATCTACAACAAAAACAGATGGTGAGAAGAGGCTGCTGCCCACTGCCTGCTCTGACAGGCCTGGCAAGCCCAAGGTCCCCCCAGCCTGTACCTGTCACTGATTTGGACTGCTCAGTCAGGACTGGACACAGCTACCGGCTGGAGAACCAGCGTCGGAAGAAGCTGCCCAGCAGAGATGAGGGGTCGCTCAGGTTGGCAGAATGAAGCTCATCTTGCTGTGGCCACGTGCCAGCAAACTGTGCCAGCTCccctgggagggcagggaagacACCCTCAGTGGGGCCCCTGTCCATTCCTTGCaccctccccagacccccacTCACGGTCATCCATGTTGACCACCTCCTCCCGGTAGTTCTTGTTCTGCCCGTCCTCCTTGGTGGTGGTGATGAAGGCCTGGTCCCCCCTCCGGCGCGTTACCGTTGTTTCCCGGCGACCCTGGCTGTCCTGCACAGTGCGGCGCTCCTCCACTGCCTGTGCAGAGTGCCGAGCCCTAAGAGACTGCCCAGGCACGGGGAtggtgtccccagctctcccacagccctgctgcacgTGCAGGGACACTCACCCCATCAGGGAGAGTCACTGTGGTGACAGAGACACTCTGGAAGTAAGAGTGGGACTTGGGCTCGTTGGGTCTCAGGATGGTCTCCAGCCCCGCGGAGGAGACCTGGGAGTCCAGGTCTGGGGGGAGATGTAAGATGCAGCATGGGGACatgccccaggggctgtggcagcacaggcaggtggagcagggagggcagagaccccccccaagccctgctctgagcacccacCTTGATCTTCCTTGAGGCCAGGAGGAGACCGATGAGCATCTTCCAGCTGCAAGACAAAGCCACaaaccagtgacaccagtgacgGGAGGCAAAGCACGACACTGAGGCAACACTCGCACTGTtgagcctgcaggagcagatccCAGACCCCTCATCCTCCCTTAGGAAGGGTCTCCATGGCCGGGTCAGATCGCCGGCACCTCCGGAGTCGCGCTGGTAGAGGGACTCACCGGGTGCTTCAGCATCGAGTCCCTCAGCGGTCGCCTTGCGCTGCCTTcaccggggccgggcagggcaggctctgggcaGCAAAGGGGCGTCGGTCAGGCCGAGGAGCTCTGAGGGGCCCCAAGAGTCCTGCTCAGCCCTTCCCGTACCCACCGAAAGGCTGCCGGGGCTCGGCCCAGAACCCCCCCAAGGCGCCTAGGAGCTCGCCCATGTCCCGGAATAGCTCCTCGAAGGCGCCTCGGGACGAGCCAGGGCTGAATCCGAAACCGAAGTCCTGGGGGGGCTGCGACATGGACGGGCcgccatcctcctcctcttcctcctcgtCCCACGCCGCGCCGCCGAACAGCGGGTCCCGGGGTCTGCGGGACGGCGGCCGTGAGACACCCGCACGGCCCGGAGCAACCGGGCAGGGCCGCGGCCGTTGCGGCAGCTGGGGGGGGGTGGTGAGAGAGTTTGTGCTGGCCCGGGGACGGGCGGGGTCCCGGTTACCTGCAGCGTCCCGGGAACCCGAAGAAGCCACGGAACACGTCGTAGAAGCTCATGCCGCTCTGGGTCCCCGGCCCCCGGCCCCGTCCCCGGGTCGTGCTGCCGCCAAGCGCCGCGGCCGTAAAGCGCCGCCGGGTGTCGCGAGGCGCCTCGGcagcggggcccggcccgggtCGGCCCCGCACGGCCCGGAGCCCCCGAGCCCCGCACGGGCCGGAGCTCTGCTCGTCTGAGCGCCCCCGTGCCCAGCCGACCCCGGGGATCGTGTCCTCGTGCAGGCCGGTGCTGCCGGAACCGGCGGGGCCCTGcgctcctgcagcccttggctgtggcccagctcagcgctgc includes these proteins:
- the AQP10 gene encoding aquaporin-10, which produces MSTAAFLARVRGLLRIRNRLVRECLAELLSTFVLIVITLGCSAQKIAFDDTRGNVITAYVGSAIAVMVGVYTAGGISGAHMNPAFSLAMCLNGQFPWWKLPIFVIVQTLASFIAAAAVYVLYYDAIWHYGNGTLTVSGPRETASIFATYPVDYVSVGNGFLDQVIGTGVLLVGVMGLMDARNKPVPKGLEPVVVALLVLSIECSMGANCGCPLNPARDIGPRLFTYVAGWGPEVFSRGNAWWWVPLVAPMLGAAVGTILYQLCVAFHHPDEDSAILPEKGSIVLVNTNIDADIGISPKEKDTGETVPAGYPPPPHPSSTVSPTVSPTVSPTVPVTTLKES
- the HAX1 gene encoding HCLS1-associated protein X-1, which encodes MSFYDVFRGFFGFPGRCRPRDPLFGGAAWDEEEEEEDGGPSMSQPPQDFGFGFSPGSSRGAFEELFRDMGELLGALGGFWAEPRQPFEPALPGPGEGSARRPLRDSMLKHPLEDAHRSPPGLKEDQDLDSQVSSAGLETILRPNEPKSHSYFQSVSVTTVTLPDGAVEERRTVQDSQGRRETTVTRRRGDQAFITTTKEDGQNKNYREEVVNMDDRELAQFAGTWPQQDELHSANLSDPSSLLGSFFRRWFSSR